A window of Acidobacteriota bacterium contains these coding sequences:
- a CDS encoding prolyl oligopeptidase family serine peptidase — MRLGRFRWFVAACLTLLTLLLGAQEAPGPSLEVGEPHTGLLGPGEAHRFAAVLEKGEYVKVVALQKGVDLVLSAFDPDGARIAEVDSPNGAFGPEPWEGEIPKSGRYVFQVSSPGPNLKPGAYEIRLTLRLSADQYASHKILSLEPGVLERFRGNFEVGPGRVIFVGPMAGIFTAGGKDILYFRDSQTRRTGPLYPVSATRFFSGPDLGEPYPPEDEFAFTLSAEGVPDSLVWTPRGGSPVKARKVDPFRYEPVAFESGGATLKGYVLVPEGRGPFPAVLHVNGSQGSRADVGPAGNFFVRQGFLFMAFDKRGAGQSTGRWQEASLEDLAGDVLRGLEVLKSRPDVNPRRMGLWGASQGGWVAAIAASRSPDVSFLVVQSGSGVSVVENMAHESRSQMAGAGLSGADLEEGSALVGRLLGMMADGKPHEEIAAVGAAAEGKPYAPFAAFGKLPRDHYLWKWVRLCGHTDSADALRKVRCPVLWFLGDRDSQVPAAVSEKRILDALAAAGNPDYTVKVLSPANHGLLECSTGLWSEVRTCKRYVPGYWETMADWLKGHTGGPR, encoded by the coding sequence ATGAGGCTGGGACGATTCAGGTGGTTCGTTGCGGCGTGTCTGACTCTCTTGACCCTGCTTTTGGGGGCGCAGGAGGCGCCGGGTCCTTCGTTGGAGGTGGGGGAGCCTCATACGGGGCTTCTGGGTCCCGGGGAGGCACACCGGTTCGCGGCGGTCCTGGAGAAGGGAGAGTACGTAAAGGTTGTGGCCCTTCAGAAGGGTGTGGATTTGGTGTTGTCGGCCTTCGATCCCGATGGGGCCAGGATCGCTGAGGTGGACAGCCCCAATGGAGCTTTCGGCCCGGAGCCGTGGGAGGGGGAAATCCCCAAGTCGGGCCGATACGTGTTCCAGGTCTCGTCACCCGGCCCGAACCTCAAGCCCGGAGCCTACGAGATCAGGCTCACCCTCCGACTCTCGGCGGACCAGTACGCCTCCCACAAGATTCTCTCCCTTGAACCCGGCGTGCTGGAGCGATTCCGGGGCAACTTCGAGGTCGGCCCAGGGAGGGTCATCTTCGTGGGACCCATGGCCGGGATCTTCACGGCGGGCGGCAAGGACATCTTGTACTTCAGGGACTCTCAGACCCGTCGGACCGGTCCCCTGTACCCCGTTTCGGCCACCCGGTTCTTCAGCGGTCCCGACCTGGGGGAGCCCTATCCGCCGGAGGACGAATTCGCCTTCACCCTGAGCGCCGAGGGCGTCCCGGATTCTCTCGTCTGGACCCCCCGGGGCGGGTCACCCGTAAAGGCCAGGAAGGTGGACCCTTTCCGATACGAGCCCGTGGCCTTCGAGAGCGGCGGAGCGACGCTAAAGGGATACGTGCTCGTGCCCGAGGGGCGGGGACCTTTCCCGGCGGTCCTGCACGTCAACGGATCCCAGGGATCGCGGGCCGACGTGGGGCCCGCGGGGAATTTCTTCGTCCGGCAGGGCTTCCTCTTCATGGCCTTCGACAAGCGGGGAGCGGGCCAGTCCACGGGCCGGTGGCAGGAGGCGAGCCTCGAGGACCTGGCGGGAGATGTCCTGAGAGGACTGGAGGTCTTGAAATCTCGTCCGGACGTAAACCCGAGACGCATGGGCCTCTGGGGCGCGAGCCAGGGGGGTTGGGTGGCCGCCATCGCCGCATCCCGCTCGCCGGACGTGTCCTTTCTCGTCGTGCAATCGGGTTCGGGGGTCTCGGTGGTGGAGAACATGGCGCACGAATCCCGGTCCCAAATGGCGGGGGCGGGGCTCTCCGGCGCCGACCTCGAGGAGGGTTCGGCCCTGGTGGGAAGGCTCCTTGGGATGATGGCCGACGGCAAGCCGCACGAAGAGATCGCGGCGGTGGGTGCGGCCGCCGAGGGGAAGCCCTACGCTCCCTTCGCGGCGTTCGGGAAGCTGCCCCGAGACCACTACCTATGGAAATGGGTAAGGCTTTGCGGCCATACGGACTCCGCCGACGCGCTCCGCAAGGTCCGCTGCCCCGTCTTGTGGTTCCTGGGAGACCGGGACAGCCAGGTGCCCGCCGCCGTGAGCGAAAAGCGGATTCTGGATGCGCTGGCGGCCGCGGGTAACCCGGACTACACGGTCAAGGTGCTTTCTCCGGCCAACCACGGTCTCTTGGAATGCTCCACGGGGCTCTGGTCCGAGGTGAGGACTTGCAAGCGGTACGTGCCCGGCTACTGGGAGACCATGGCCGACTGGCTGAAGGGCCACACAGGCGGTCCGCGATAG